The sequence below is a genomic window from Humulus lupulus chromosome 3, drHumLupu1.1, whole genome shotgun sequence.
TAGATTATCGGCCCCCAGTACCCGAAGCTCTTCGTCTTCCATGGGAAAGTCAGGTACATCATACAACTGATTAAATGCTGCAAGAGTAACTGGTATCTTCTTGCCCCTCACCATGACAACATTGTTTTCTCTTTCGGGCCAATTAGCAAGGAATTCATAAGTCATCGTGTGATTAGCCTTGCCATTACAGTCAACAAACTGGTCCCACTGTCGTCGAGCAATCTCAGCTCGAATAGGCTCATATAGTCGCTGGTTTTCTAGGGGTTCTGGACTAAATTCCATACCCCTTTCTTCAAGTATAGGTTTCCTGGACAACACCACAAACCGTTCTTGAGCCTCTTTGCTCACAAATCTTGAGGTGTCATAATCCGCCCTTGTGGAGAAACGAGGAGGGCGAGACGATGAAGCACCTGAAGCATTTACAGGACCTTTCTTTGGACCCATTGAGTAAAATCACTCCCAAAATACACACTTGTAGGATCACTAGAATTTTTGGCAGCACCTCCCCTTGTTTTTAGCACTTCCCAAAATCAGAAAAAAAATTTCCACAAACCACAATTCACCAATCCAATTTTTCACAATATCAATAATATCCAAAATGCACCACTTAATCCATAATAAAACCCAATTAACACTAGCTTTTTCAATAACCAAAGGAGTCTCATTAAATTGAAAAGATGAGAGGCAAGATTACTTACATTAATGAGAAACCCATTGATAATCCACCATTGTTGTCCAAAGCTTGgagaaatggaaaaaaaaaaaaattgaggaagAGAATGGGATtttcggattagggttaaaatgaGTGGGCAAAATGGTATTCTTGAGGAAATTaagtaaaacaaaataaagaaaatgatgGGAGAAGTGATTTTTATTAAATGGGGTGAAGAAATTATGAAAAATGAGTGAAATATTGGTGGTTATGGTGGTTGTAGGGTGATTTGGGCGGAGTAGAGGCGgatggggtattttggggatctaAAAAAAATAgggctattttttttatttataagtGGTGGCCCGtgttagcgccgcggcgctaatgTATATTTCTCACTCCAGGAGTCGCGACGCAAGAATAGGGGCCGTGGCGCTAGTCCAACCTTCATTTTTTGTTGCTCTCTGTCAGAAACCTCACCACGACACTAATGCCCTAGGAGTCGCGGCGCTAAAAGCTGCGTCGTGGCCCTAATTGATAatcaaaaagtttttttttttttcttttcacattTTTCacggttttcttcttctttttttttttcagatttacaCAGAATAAAATAAcaatacaaaataaaaacaattaaaataCTAATTGTTCCAAACCAAAGATtaaaaagcaaaataaaatacaatttgggatgcctcccaatggcgctgtcgttaacgtcatttagccggacgctgaactcctcttcaatgcGACGACAAGAGGATGACAGATTTGGCCTGCTCAAAATGACCACCCAAGTAGGGCTTCAATCTTTGTCCATTCACCTTAAAATTACCAGTCTTCTCACTAGCTACCTCAACTGAGCCATAAGGGAATACTTTAACAACAGTGTAAGGTCCGGACCACCTCGATTTTAGCTTGCCTGGAAACAATTTCAACCTTGAATTAAATAGTAATACTTGCTGACCCGGTTGAAATTCCTTCCGAACCAGGTTCTTCTCATGCCACATCTTAGTCCGTTCCTCGTAAATTTTGGCATTCTCATATGCCTCATTCCTGAGCTCCTTTAGCTCATTCAACTGCAACAATCTTTTCTCTCCCGCTGATGCCATGTCCATATTCAAAGTTTTCATGGCCCAAAATGCTCTATGCTAAAGTTCCACTAGAAGATGACACGCTTTCCCAAAGACCAACCTATATGGTGACATGCCAATAGGTGTTTTGAAAGCTGTTCTGTATGCCCACAAAGCGTCATCGAGCTTCTTAGACCAGCTTCTTAGACCAGTCTTTCCTCGAACGTTGTACCGTCTTCTCCAAGATTAACTTAATTTCCCGGTTGGAAATCTCAGCTTGTCCATTACTTTCCGGGTGATAAGGTAATGTTGTTCTATGTCTAACTCCATACCTTGCAAGTAACACTTCAAATATCTTGTTACAAAAATGACTCCCTTCACCACTAATAATAGCTCTAGGAGTACCAAACCGGGtaaaaatgtacttttggagaaAAGTAAGAACTGTTTTACCGTCATTAGCATGAGTTGCAGCTACTTCCACCTACTTAGAAACATAGTCCACAGCTAGCAAAATAAACAGATTGCTGTACGATGACGGAAAAGGACCCATGAAGTCAataccccacacatcaaacagttccacttCTAAAATATCAGTCAAAGGCATCTCGTTCCTCCTTGAAATATTACCAATCCTCTGACAATGATCACATGCCTTGAAAAACTCATGAGCATCCTTAAAGAGAGTTGGCCAAAAGAAACCACTTTGTAAAACCTTTGCAGCAGTCCTTGTCCCACCAAAGTGACCTCCACACTGCAAACTATGACAATGATTCAGGATAGAGTACATCTCCTCTTCAGGCACACATCTTCTGATTATCTGATCGGCGCAGTGCTTGTAGAGGATTGGCTCTTCCCAATAATAGTGCTTTACCTCGGAAAATAATTTCTTCAATTGTTGTCTTGTCATGTCAGGAGGTGTGATGTTTGCAGCTAGAAAGTTGACATAATCAGCAAACCATGGGACCATCAAACATTCCTTTAAagcaaacaactgctcatcagggaACTCATCATTTATCTGGACTTCCTTCATATTCTGACTCTCTTCTAACTCCAGTCTTGAAAAATGATCTGTTACTAGGTTCTCGGCACCCTTCTTGTCTCTGATTTCTAGATCAAACTCCTGGAGGAGAAGGACCCATCGGATTAGTCTtggcttggcatccttcttggtcataaggtattTGATCGTCGAATGGTCTGTGTACACAATAACTTATTCCTGATTAAATATGGCCTGAACTTGTCACAAGCGAAGATTATGGCCAACATCACCTTTTCAATAGTAGCATAGTTCaactgagcatcattcaaggtcctACTAGCATAGCAGATGGTGCGAAAAACCTTGTCAACTCGTTGACCCAACACGGCCCCGACAGCatagtcacttgcatcacacatcaactcgaACGGAAGCTCCCAATTCAGTGCAATGATTATAGGTGccgaaatcaatttttttttaagagttTGAAAAGCTTCCATACACTCCTTTCCAAACTCGAAGGGCACTCCATTAGCAAGAAAATTAGACAATGGCTTGGAGATCTTTGATAAATCCTTTATAAACCTTCTGTAGAAACCGGCATGACCCAAAAAGCTACGAATCCCCTTTATCGAAACTGGTGGGGGCAAATTCTCAATAGTAGACACCTTGGCTTTGTCTACCTCAATGCCTTCCTTTGAGATCTTGTGTCCCAAAACAATCCCCTCTCTAACCATGAAATGGCACTTCtcccaattaagcaccaaatTGGATTCTTCACATCGAATCAATACCAGCTCCAAGTTCCTCAAACAATGGTCAAACGACGAGCCAAACactgagaaatcatccatgaaaattTCTATACAATTCTCAACCAAGTCAGAAAAAATAGCCATCATACACCGTTGGAAAGTTGCTGGTGCATTACATAGCCCAAATGGCATTCTTCGGAAggcaaatgtgccataaggacatgtaaatATCGTTTTCTCTTGGTCCTCTGGTGCAATGGCTATTTGATGATACCCGGAGTAACCATCCAAAAAACAATAATACTCCTGACCCGCCAATCTGTctaacatctgatcaatgaatggaaggggaaaatggtctttccttgttgccttgttgagcttgcggtagtcAATGCATATTCTCCAACCAGTAACAGTTCTTGTTGGAATTAACTCGTTCCTTTCATTCTTCACTACCGTCATTCCCCCCTTTTAAGGTACTACTTGAACTGGACTCGCCCACTTACTGTCAGAAATTGGGTAAGCCACCCCTGCATCTAACCACTTCACCACTTCCTTTCTCACAATTTCCTTCATTGGCGGATTGAGTCTTCTTTGGGCATCTATGGTTGGTTTGACTCCATCCTCCATTAAAATCTGGTGCATCACAGTAGAGGGGTCGATCCCCTTGATGTCTGCCAaagtccacccaatggccttcATGTGCACTCTCAAAATTCTCAACAATTGTTCAGTCTCCACATCAGAAAGTGAAGCTGAAACTATAACCGGAAGTGTCTTGttttcatccaaaaactcataccTCTGATGGTTAGGAAGCACCTTCAATTCTAACTCCGGGGGCTTCTCAACTGAAGGCAATGACCTTTTTGGCACTGCCCCAAGCTCTTCAAAGTATTTCCTCTTCAATGGCCCATAAGAATTAAGCCATTTTGTGTACTCCATAGCTTCCTTTCCATCTTGATCACTAATCTCATCTTCAACCAAACTCAACTCAagaggatcacttatcagttttCTCTCTTCCACTAAGTTACCCATTACATCAACTGAAAAGCAATTGTCACTAGCTTCAGGATAAGTCATGGCCTTGAGCACATTGAATACAACTTCTTCCCCTTGCACTCTCAACTTCAACTCACCCTTCTGAACATCTATAAGTGCTTGGCCTGTTGCCAAGAAGGGCCTCCCAAGGATAATGGGAACATTGCTATCCTCTTCCATGTCAAGAACTATGAAATCGGCAGGAAAAATAAACTTGTCCACTTTGACAAGGACATCTTCAATTACCCCTCTTGGATGTGCCAACGAACGATTAGCTAGTTGCAAAGTTACAGTTGTGGGCTTGGCTTCTCCAAGTTTCAATCTCTTGAAAATTGACAATGGCATCAGGTTGATACTAGCCCCCAAATCACAAAGAGCATTTATTCCCTTAATTCTCCCAATAGTGCACGGTATTatgaaactcccaggatctctcaATTTAGGAGGGAGCTTCTTTTACAGTATAGCACTACACTCTTCCGTCAATGCCACAGTTTCAAAGTCctccatcttcctcttcttggacaaGATGTCCTTCATGAACTTGGCATAGCTCGGCATTTGCTCTAAGGCCTCTGCAAATGGAATGCTGATGTGCAGTTTCTTGAATACTTTCAGGAATTTAGTAAACTGCTTATCCATGTTGTTCTTACAGAGCCTTTGGGGGTAGGGAATCTTTATGCGATGCTCAATACTAATTGGTGGCGAAGATTCTTTTGTTGGTATACCTTCAATAGCCTTCTTCTCACTGTGCTTCTTTTCCTCTTGTGCCGGTGCCTGTGCCTGTGCCTGTTGATCCTGACCCTTGTCTTCAACTGACCGTTCTTTGCTTGGCCCTTCGTACCTCTTTCCATTTCTCAATGTAATAGCCTGACATTGCTCTTTTGGGTTAACCTCTGTTGTGCTAGGCAGGTCACCTTGAGCACGATTGGCCATAAGAGTAGCCAATTGCCCTATCTGAGTCTCCAAATTTCTAATAGAAGACCGCGTCTCAGTCATGAATTGATTAAGAACATCAGACTGAGTATCAGGTTGTCTAACAGGATTCTATTGTTGCTGCATAGGTGACTGAGATTGTTGTTGTGGAGGTCTGAATCTCTGTTGATAAAACCCTTGAGGTGGTTGCTGAAATGACTGTTGTGGTTGCTGAATTGAGGATTGACCTTGTTGATCATTTTTCCAGGAAAAATTGGGATGATTCCTCCACCCttagttaaaaaaatttgaataagggttattgttgttattttgacGAGGAAAATTCCCAATGGCTTGAGCTTGTTCCATTGGCATATTATTTACATCTGCATATTGGCACTTTTCATAAGTATGAGGACCCCCACATAATTCACACATAGTCTAAGCTTGCATCACGGGGGTTGCCATTGTACTGCCTTGCAGCTGTTTAGTCAAAGCCTCAACTTGAGCAGTTAACTTAGATATTGCATCAATCTCATGCAAACCAGCCACTTTCTTCGAGTTACCTCTTTCACTTGGCCACTATTGATTATTAATGGCCATTTCTTCTAACAAATCATACGCCTCATTGGCGCTCTTCCTCATAAATGCCCCACCAGCTGCTGCATCAATGAGTGTGCAAGTGGTACCACACAACCCATTATAAAAGTTATGGACTAACATCCATCTCTCTATCCCATGATGCGGGCACCTCCTTATCATTTAAATCTCTCCCATGCTTCATATAGAGATTCATTATCCAGCTGGTAGAAGTTGTTGATCTCCCCCCTCAACTTAGCTGCCTTGGCTGGAGGGAAGAACTTGGAGAGAAAATTTAGTGCAAGATCATTCCATGTATTGATTGAGTTAGGTCGCAAAGATACCAACCAACTCTTGTCTTGctccctcagagaaaatgggaataatctgagTCTAATTGCATCATCACTAACTCCATTCATCTTGAATGTCTGGCAGAGCTCAACGAAGTTAGCAAGATGCATATTTGGGTCTTCAGTTGGTAGTCCCCCAAACTGGACAGTGGATTGAACCATTTGAAGAATGGcaggttttatctcaaaattattggcATCTACAGCGGGTGGTCTGATGCAGGACTGAACCCCTGTAATGGTGGGTAATACATAATCCCTCAAGCTTCTGGCTGGTTGATTCTGGCCATTAGCTTGGT
It includes:
- the LOC133824922 gene encoding uncharacterized protein LOC133824922; this encodes MASAGEKRLLQLNELKELRNEAYENAKIYEERTKMWHEKNLVRKEFQPGQQVLLFNSRLKLFPGKLKSRWSGPYTVVKVFPYGSVEVASEKTGNFKVNGQRLKPYLGGHFEQAKSVILLSSH